From a region of the Corythoichthys intestinalis isolate RoL2023-P3 chromosome 7, ASM3026506v1, whole genome shotgun sequence genome:
- the LOC130918403 gene encoding cytochrome P450 2J5-like produces the protein MSQKLNSGSTYTTIKWTDSVFLNMLGVILFGLTLFILLYCVGKKEPAHFPPGPFALPLFGNVFNIAVKQPHLYLTQLADTYGNVYCLRVGQEKTVFVCGWKMVKEVLVTQADTFADRPYQALYARLYNQHTGGLLCSNGKTWRRQRHFAMGTLRTFGLANGTVEKSICQESRHLHQAITHHKGQAFNPATVLNSAVANIICQVMFGKRFDYNDLNLRQLHTMMTEMVYLEGSVWALIYDAFPTLMKHLPGPHNRIFTNFQALQEFIGTQIKSHQLDLDPDNPRDYIDTFLLQIKDKENRELGFTEENLVLCCLDLFIAGTETSSKTLQWGLIFLVQNPHIQDKVQAEIEHVIGPNRFPEMADRARMPYTNAVIHEIQRMANIVPLNGTRMATRDTKLGDYVIPKGSTVLTILTSVLFDKNEWETPHTFNPGHFLDANGNFVKRNAFLPFSAGKRTCLGESLARMELFLFLVGMLQKFTFYAVEGVPLRSEGTVGLTRSPYPFEIRAEAR, from the exons ATGAGCCAAAAATTGAAC TCAGGCAGCACTTACACAACAATCAAGTGGACGGACAGCGTGTTCCTCAACATGTTGGGGGTGATACTTTTTGGTCTGACACTTTTCATTCTTCTTTATTGCGTGGGAAAAAAAGAACCTGCCCACTTCCCACCAGGACCCTTTGCCCTGCCTCTCTTCGGGAACGTCTTTAACATTGCCGTAAAGCAGCCTCACTTGTATCTGACTCAG TTAGCCGACACATACGGGAATGTCTACTGTCTCCGAGTGGGACAAGAGAAGACGGTGTTTGTGTGCGGATGGAAGATGGTGAAGGAAGTCCTCGTCACCCAGGCCGACACTTTCGCGGACAGGCCATACCAAGCCTTGTATGCAAGACTGTACAATCAACACACAG GTGGGCTTTTGTGCAGCAACGGCAAGACGTGGAGGAGGCAGCGTCACTTCGCCATGGGCACTCTTCGCACCTTTGGTCTGGCCAACGGAACTGTGGAGAAAAGCATCTGCCAGGAGAGCCGACACCTACATCAAGCCATCACCCACCACAAAG GTCAAGCATTTAATCCCGCGACCGTCTTAAACAGCGCGGTGGCCAACATAATCTGCCAGGTCATGTTTGGGAAAAGGTTCGACTATAACGACCTCAACTTGCGTCAACTTCACACAATGATGACTGAGATGGTCTATCTTGAAGGTTCTGTGTGGGCCCTG ATCTACGATGCCTTCCCAACGTTGATGAAGCATCTACCTGGCCCACATAACAGAATCTTCACCAACTTCCAAGCCTTGCAAGAGTTCATCGGCACCCAGATAAAGAGCCACCAATTAGATTTGGATCCTGACAACCCACGAGATTACATTGATACCTTCCTGCTGCAGATCAAA GACAAAGAAAACCGTGAACTAGGTTTCACGGAAGAAAATCTGGTTTTATGCTGTCTGGATCTATTCATCGCCGGGACAGAGACTTCTTCTAAAACACTGCAGTGGGGTCTGATCTTCCTAGTCCAGAACCCTCACATCCAGG ACAAAGTCCAAGCAGAAATCGAGCATGTAATCGGGCCTAACCGCTTCCCAGAGATGGCCGACAGAGCCCGCATGCCCTACACTAACGCCGTTATCCATGAGATCCAGCGGATGGCCAATATAGTTCCTCTCAACGGAACCCGAATGGCCACCAGAGACACGAAACTGGGGGACTACGTCATACCTAAG GGCAGTACCGTGTTGACCATCTTGACCTCAGTCCTCTTCGACAAGAACGAATGGGAAACTCCGCATACCTTCAACCCCGGACACTTCCTGGATGCAAATGGCAATTTTGTCAAAAGGAATGCTTTCTTACCTTTTTccgcag GAAAACGTACATGTCTGGGCGAAAGCCTGGCCAGAATGGAGCTGTTTTTGTTCCTCGTTGGCATGTTGCAGAAGTTCACCTTCTATGCTGTGGAAGGAGTCCCGCTGAGATCCGAGGGAACGGTCGGACTGACGCGTTCGCCGTACCCCTTCGAGATCCGTGCCGAGGCACGTTAA